One region of Miscanthus floridulus cultivar M001 chromosome 19, ASM1932011v1, whole genome shotgun sequence genomic DNA includes:
- the LOC136528703 gene encoding mitogen-activated protein kinase kinase 5-like, with protein sequence MRPGGLPTQQQPGTPSRARRRPDLTLPMPQREVATSLAVPLPLPPVPASAGGPTPPGVPASGAAQQQQPPPLAELERVRRVGSGAGGTVWMVRHRGMGRPYALKVLYGNHDDSVRRQIAREIAILRTAEHPAVVRCHGMYERGGELQILLEYMDGGSLDGRRIAAEPFLADVARQVLSGIAYLHRRHIVHRDIKPSNLLIDSARRVKIADFGVGRILNQTMDPCNSSVGTIAYMSPERINTDLNDGSYDGYAGDIWSFGLSILEFYLGRFPFGENLGRQGDWAALMVAICYSDPPEPPPTASPEFRGFISCCLQKNPAKRLTAAQLLQHPFVAGPQPQPLAAPPQS encoded by the coding sequence ATGCGTCCGGGCGGCCTGCCGACCCAGCAGCAGCCCGGCACGCCGagccgcgcgcgccgccgcccggATCTCACCCTCCCCATGCCCCAGCGCGAGGTCGCCACCTCCCTCGCCGTCCCGCTCCCTCTCCCGCCAGTCCCCGCCTCCGCCGGGGGGCCCACCCCGCCGGGCGTCCCCGCTTCAGGCgccgcgcagcagcagcagccgcccccGCTCGCGGAGCTGGAGCGCGTGCGCCGCGTCGGCAGCGGCGCCGGCGGGACGGTGTGGATGGTGCGTCACCGCGGGATGGGGCGGCCCTACGCGCTCAAGGTGCTCTACGGGAACCACGACGACTCGGTGCGGCGGCAGATCGCGCGCGAGATCGCCATCCTCCGCACCGCTGAGCACCCGGCCGTGGTCCGGTGCCACGGCATGTACGAGCGCGGCGGGGAGCTGCAGATCCTGCTCGAGTACATGGACGGGGGGTCCCTCGACGGCCGCCGCATCGCCGCCGAGCCGTTCCTCGCCGACGTCGCGCGCCAGGTGCTGTCCGGGATCGCCTACCTCCACCGCCGCCACATCGTGCACCGCGACATCAAGCCCTCCAACCTCCTCATCGACTCGGCGCGCCGCGTCAAGATCGCCGACTTCGGCGTGGGGCGCATCCTCAACCAGACCATGGACCCCTGCAACTCCTCCGTCGGCACCATCGCCTACATGAGCCCCGAGCGGATCAACACCGACCTCAACGACGGCAGCTACGACGGATACGCCGGCGACATCTGGAGCTTCGGCCTCAGCATTCTCGAGTTCTACCTGGGCAGGTTCCCCTTCGGGGAGAACCTCGGCAGGCAGGGGGACTGGGCCGCGCTCATGGTCGCCATCTGCTACTCCGATCCGCCCGAGCCACCGCCCACCGCCTCGCCCGAGTTCAGGGGATTCATTAGCTGCTGCCTGCAGAAGAACCCGGCCAAGCGGCTCACGGCCGCGCAGCTGCTGCAGCACCCCTTCGTCGCCGGCCCACAGCCGCAGCCCCTAGCTGCTCCTCCCCAGTCATGA
- the LOC136528489 gene encoding DNA-dependent metalloprotease WSS1-like, giving the protein MEVGDLDKVWEVRALKTKPDAAAARATLDRVARQVQPIMRRHKWRVKVLSEFSPRNPRLLGLNVGAGVEVKLRLRRAGRDHDFIPYEEVLDTMLHELCHNQRGPHDAQFYKLWDELRKECEELVSKGITGTGQGFDGTGRRVGGFTVHPPPPSLRQATLAAAQKRARNGALLPSGPRKLGGNSEIMSALSPVQAAAMAAERRMYDDLWCGSHDQSGIDDSDDVIILQESPNLVTRDGKNSKGSCSNTFAEPSTSSGIHIAARDDRTTSDALDSSKWECGACTLLNQPLAPICEVCGTTKPKIAKAKYMTWSCKFCTLENSTKLDKCSACDQWRYSYGPPVATYGPSYD; this is encoded by the exons ATGGAGGTGGGCGACCTGGACAAGGTGTGGGAGGTCCGTGCGCTCAAGACCAAACCCGACGCGGCCGCCGCCCGGGCGACCCTCGACCGCGTCGCCAGGCAGGTCCAGCCCATCATGCGCCGCCACAAGTGGCGCGTCAAGGTCCTCTCCGAGTTCTC GCCGCGGAACCCGAGGCTGCTGGGGCTTAATGTCGGCGCGGGCGTCGAGGTCAAGCTGCGGCTGCGGCGCGCCGGCCGCGACCACGATTTCATCCCCTACGAGGAGGTGCTCGACACCATGCTCCACGAGCTCTGCCACAACCAGCGCGGGCCCCACGATGCGCAGTTCTACAAGCTCTGGGATGAGCTCCGCAAG GAATGCGAAGAACTTGTTTCAAAGGGTATCACTGGAACAGGACAAGGGTTTGATGGTACAGGAAGGCGAGTCGGTGGATTTACAgtacatccaccaccaccatctcTGCGGCAAGCTACGTTAGCTGCTGCACAGAAGCGGGCAAGGAATGGAGCTCTATTGCCTTCTGGACCAAGAAAGTTGGGTGGAAACAGTGAAATTATGAGTGCACTTAGTCCAGTACAAGCTGCTGCAATGGCGGCTGAAAGGAGAATGTATGATGATTTGTGGTGTGGATCACATGATCAATCTGGTATTGATGATTCGGATGATGTTATTATTCTTCAAGAATCACCAAATTTGGTGACAAGGGATGGAAAAAACTCGAAGGGTAGCTGCTCCAACACTTTTGCAGAGCCCAGCACTTCTTCTGGAATTCATATAGCAGCACGAGATGATAGGACAACAAGTGATGCACTGGATAGTTCAAAGTGGGAATGTGGTGCTTGCACTCTTCTGAACCAG CCTCTGGCACCAATCTGTGAAGTTTGTGGCACCACAAAACCTAAAATTGCAAAGGCGAAGTACATGACTTGGTCTTGTAAATTTTGTACTCTAGAGAACAGCACTAAGCTTGACAAATGCTCAGCATGTGATCAATGGAGATACTCATATGGGCCACCTGTAGCCACATATGGCCCAAGCTATGATTGA